From the genome of Alteromonas stellipolaris:
GATATTAGAACTCGACCGTGGTGAAGGTATTCCATGGGAAGGTAACTATTCTTCTTGGTTGGAACAAAAAGACCAACGTTTACAGCAAGAAGAGCGCAGTGAAAATGCCCGTCAAAAGAGTATTAGACAAGAACTCGAGTGGGTTCGCTCTAATCCAAAAGGCCGCCATGCAAAAAGCAAAGCGCGTATGGCTCGTTTTGAAGAAATGTCCACGGGTGATTACCAAAAACGTAACGAAACTAACGAACTCTTCATTCCGCCTGGTGAACGTTTAGGTGACAAGGTTATAGAAGTTGAACATCTTAATAAGTCTTATGGTGAACGTGTACTTATTGACGACTTGTCGTTTAAAGTTCCTAAAGGGGCAATTGTAGGGATTGTCGGGCCAAACGGTGCGGGTAAATCTACCCTATTTAGAATGCTTACCGGCGCAGAGCAACCTGATTCAGGCGATATTAGCTTGGGTGACTCTGTGAAAATTGCTAGCGTAGAGCAGTTTCGCGATCATATGAATGAAAACACCACGGTATTTAAAGAAATTTCAGAAGAACAAGATATTATTCGTATTGGTAACTTCGAAATTAATAGCCGCGCATATTGCAGCCGCTTTAACTTTAAAGGCAACGATCAGCAGAAGTTTATTAAAGACTTGTCTGGTGGTGAACGAAACCGTGTGCATTTAGCCAAGCTGTTAAAAGCTGGCGGCAACGTGTTGCTACTCGATGAACCAACCAATGACTTGGATGTTGAAACCTTACGAGCACTTGAGAATGCCTTATTGGAATTCCCAGGCTGCGCCATGGTTATTTCCCATGATAGATGGTTCTTAGATAGGGTTGCCACACACATCATGGATTACCGCGACGAAGGTAACATTAACTTCTTTGAAGGTAACTACTCTGACTACGAAACTTGGCTTAAGGCTGAATTCGGGCAAGATGCGGTGGAACCTCACAGACTAAAATACAAGCGCATAGCCAAATAGTTTGTCTGAAAGCCGTTGATGTAAAGCGATTATTGGCCGCAGTTATTGGTAGCCGTTATGAAAAGAAACCTGCATAAAAACGCGCACACGAACATAGTATTATAAGTACTGTTATAAGCACTAAAATTGGTTTTCTACATAATATAAAACGGGCTTATATAAGCCCGTTTTTTTATGTCGTGCTGGCTAGCTTTATACCACTACACTTATTGCTAGTTGCCTTGTGTACTAACATCACTAATACTGAGTGAATCAAAGATTTTCTAGCTTGAGGAATTTATGTCGGACAAACGCTTATTTACACGTATTCCATTGGCCGTAAAAGGAACACTTGCTCATCATGATAAGCACATTGATGTCATTATTATTGACGTCTCGCTTCAAGGCGTAAAATTAAGCGCAAACGAAGATGCACTTAACGAATTACCTTTCGATAGTCA
Proteins encoded in this window:
- the ettA gene encoding energy-dependent translational throttle protein EttA — its product is MAQYVYSMHRVGKIVPPNRQILKNISLSFFPGAKIGVLGLNGSGKSTLLRIMAGLDTEIEGEARPQPGLKIGYLPQEPQLDESKDVRGNVEEALADVKHALTRLDEVYAAYAEADADFDALAKEQGELEAIIQSKDGHNLENTLNRAAEALRLPAWDADVSKLSGGERRRVALCRLLLEKPEMLLLDEPTNHLDAESVAWLERFLHDYEGTVVAITHDRYFLDNVAGWILELDRGEGIPWEGNYSSWLEQKDQRLQQEERSENARQKSIRQELEWVRSNPKGRHAKSKARMARFEEMSTGDYQKRNETNELFIPPGERLGDKVIEVEHLNKSYGERVLIDDLSFKVPKGAIVGIVGPNGAGKSTLFRMLTGAEQPDSGDISLGDSVKIASVEQFRDHMNENTTVFKEISEEQDIIRIGNFEINSRAYCSRFNFKGNDQQKFIKDLSGGERNRVHLAKLLKAGGNVLLLDEPTNDLDVETLRALENALLEFPGCAMVISHDRWFLDRVATHIMDYRDEGNINFFEGNYSDYETWLKAEFGQDAVEPHRLKYKRIAK